The Dermacentor variabilis isolate Ectoservices unplaced genomic scaffold, ASM5094787v1 scaffold_13, whole genome shotgun sequence region AATTACAGCAAAtttgattagttaattgtatccgggagtgatgatgtctgataaggccgaacgaaactttgGGTTGTCCTAGATTGCGACAAGTGgcccgggaaggtggttccattcctgagaggtcctaggaataaatgattcgttacaggttctggtgcggCACTGGATGATTCGAACCTTATGGCTATGGtcaatgcgagaggaaatgtaggtaggagataATATTATACTATCGCGCAGATATGAATTGCggaaatatagtttatgaaataaaacaaggcgaaagcacttacgccgggctgagagaggagcaagcagcaaagagtttttcatggcagttacgcttgatgtGCGGCTGTAAATGCTATGAATGAAACGTGCGGCATTGTTTTTGATTAGTTCAAGTTATTGAATAAGGGTTTCGAGgtgcgggtcccagatggatgaggcgtacttcattttactcctaataagcGTTTCGTATAGGATTAATTTAAATtatgtaggagcagaagaaaaatttcggaagagataacctagcatgcgattagcattgttgattacgttgtcgatgtgcaaccaccaggaaagtgacgaggttatgtggacgcctGGGTATTTATAGGAGGTTACGACCTCTATGGAAGTATCATTAAGGTAATAGTTCGGTGGAGGAATATTGCTGCGAGTTACACGCATTCATTTATATTTAATTACGCTAAGTTGCACTAACCATACGTCACACCAGCTAGAGATAGCGTTTATATCATCTTGTAAGAATTTCTTATCAAATTTTTCCGAGATTTCACggaggataacacagtcatctgcgaaaaggtaaATATTAGAACAAACGTAATTGGGTAAATCGTTAATGTAActtaagaaaagaagagggcctataactgatccttggggcacaTCAGAGTCTACAGGATTAGATGGGGACATATGATTTTTGACACAACATACTGTGACTGATTAAGGAGAAAATGCTCAAGCCATGCAAACAGCTAAGAATCAAGATTAAGTTTACTAAGTTTaaaaagaagcaatttatgacacactttgtcaaaggccttggcgaaatcaaagaaaacacagtctgcgAATGAACCATTGTCGAGAATAAGATGAAGgctgtgagtaaaagaaagaagttcgGTTTCACAAGACAagttttttcggaaaccatgttgtgcttttgtaaaaaatgaatCATTGTGTAAGTACTTTCCTAAATGTGAGTACAACATATGTTCAAGAACCTTGCAAGGAATACTTGcgagggaaatggggcggtagtttagGGTCGAATGTTTGCTAGCGGACTTATGAAGTAGGACCACCTTCCCGACCTTCCAATCTGCAGGTAACTGATGGGTATCTAAGGATTATTGAAAACTTTTCGAAAGCAGAAAACCAACGTCAAAACAAgtgccctgtaacgtaaaactattcggatttgtttttattcaaatctcctgacgtcaaatttacgcaagcaccaacgcaagcatcgggcggtcacccgcagcgttgtttgataAGCCCAATGTAACGCACTCTTCATTTTAGGAGGTCACTTTCTTGCTTtcaaacgaatagcattgcctacattgagcagatttgCTGAGccaattggctggcaagaggcgaggagcacgctaaagttgagagggatttgatggggccgagccagaacAACGAAAGTAGATAACCAGCTGATGAGGGTGGTGCAGGCGTCTGTGATTGATCCGCCTCCCCTTACTTAAGCTGTGGTGGATGGTCGAGAATCGTGGTGGTgtgcaacggaacgttaaaaTTTCCGCCAGAAAGGATCCTCAAACTCTCACGGCATCGATAAGTTCCATCTTTCTTGAGAGCAAAAGGCTGCAAGCCCTGCTTTTGCAGCTGGTTCACATCATGATAACATCTGTGTTCATTGAACCCTAATACACCTATTTTTCCAGATGCTTACTAGCTGCCTTTGTTTCCCCCATGGCATTTTTCCTCTATGTCTCCCCTTGCCTTTCTCCCTCTATTCATATTATTTTGGATATTTGTTACTCCCCATCTTCACTGATCAAGCCCATCGTGGCGGTGCATACCCTGTGTCACATGGCATTAACTGCATGCTTCATCTCCATTACCTCTTCTTGCCTTGCTCCCCCTCTTCCCTGCTCTCCGTCTTTGTTGCCCTCACTAGCTGTGATTGATCCCGCTTTGTGGTCTTGAAACACAACTAAACACGCTTTGCACATTCTATGCCGTTGCACTTGGTGCTCGCACTTTATGCGTTTGCGGGGCCGTGATTCGCGTTTCCTACCGGTTCCCTTGACCTTGCTGCCACGAGACTGTCCTTGGAAGAAAATAGAATTGAGCACGGGCGCCGTTCCCTTCCTCTTCTGATGGAGCTGGCTCTCATCGTCCTGACTACAATGAAATAAAAACGCGGAATCAAGATGAACGCAGATCCCTGCCATAGCCGGCCTAGCTTTCTATTTAACCTGCACGAGTTGGAAACTAGGTAACTCAGCAGTACCGTTTTGCCCTGCTCTATATATTTTCCAATTTCTCTTTCTTGAATCACTGGCTTCAGCtccgatcgtttttttttttttacataaattgGCTTCCGGTACTAAATTTCTTTTGGATAGTTCGTAAAGACAACCCCTTCAGTTTTATATTTGATTGACCTTCAATGCCCGTTTACCCATTACGGTGGTGCGTGCTTACTGCCGCAATTTTCCCCCCTCTAACCGAGGAAAAAACTAGGCATAAAAAGGCGAACAAACAGGCACCGAGGGCGGTGCACGTGGGACATGTGTCAAGGACGCTATTCCTTCATTAATCATCTCCCGCAACTTAGCAGGAGGAGCGCGCAGAGACGCAGTGGCTGTGTTGGCGGAAAGCATGGCAGGGAAGGTACTCTCTCACAATGATGAGGATGAGCGCTCGCAATTCCTCATTGTCTATAAGGCGAGCGTCGTAGGAGGCGCGTGGAAGACGAAAGGAGCAGAGCGTGGCAAGGCACTGGGAAGTCGTGATAATATCACGAACTTTAATAGGGCTTTGAACGATAAGAGGGTTTAAGGCAACGGAGTTGAGGCCCTTCAGGATATTGCAGATACGGTCTTCTTACATGTCACTGTGAGCGCGACGGCAGAGAGCCAGGGCGTCTTCATGTGAGAGCTGTAAGATGCATCGGCTCCCTGGATGCGGGTAGCGAGCTTCTGTTTGGCTACCTCGGAGCGCCCAGCAGGCGTGCCGAAGATAAGACGCAGCTGCTCAGTAAATGTGGACCAATCACGAAAGCCGTGTTCGGGGTTGAAGTACTTCGTTTTAGCGATTTCCTTAAGGTAGAAAGCAACATTACGGAGCATGTGTGCCTCGTCCTAATGGTTGTAAGGATTCACGCTGTCGTAATGGCCAAGCCAGTCTTCCACTTCTTCGCCGCAAAGACCACACAAAACCTGAGAAACGCGGTGCGGTGCATTGACAGACTAAGTAGTCCCAGCAGGTTGATCCGGGGTGGGTACAGAAGTGGAAGCGTCCGTTGGTGTCATGACTGTTCATGGCGAGCACAATCGGCGACCAGAGCAGATCTCCAGGGGTGACCGGTAGAGCTCGAGGACGTGAGGAGCAGCGCATGCTCTGCCACTTGTAAGACGACGCCTGGTACGAAGACAGAACCCTTGTATTGCAATGCAGCCGCGCGAGCCAGTCAGTCAGTACCAACCAGAGAAAATGATTAATATGATTATGAAAGGATGGGCATATACAGATGAAGACGATGATCACCTACACAGTTtgcgctcacaatatatatatatatatatatatatatatatatatatatatatatatatatatatatatattttcaccACGTCGCGTACGGCCTACCATTACCTCCACCCCGTGCCCGGCGCCCCACACGTCACACACATACCCTTTTTTatactttgacactcctaatgttcAAGCATTACCAGCAGTTCATTATCGAAACGTCATAAAGACGGCAATTTTACGCAAGCGTCAGCCCTACGCTTGATGTTATAGGCCCCCATTACCTCTCTCTCAGTGTTTCCTTTGCCTCTGCCGATACTATGCGCACTTGTTTGCATGGAATTCGCGCTACTTCCTTAATGTTTCGAATTTGTAGCATCCTCGCCATAATGACGCGTCTTGGCTCCGCGCCAAAGtgaattcttgttttcttttattctgcGACGTGGTTTTCCCAAAGAAACTGTCTAGCTAAAGGCAACATTCTTGCTtgcctgtatcactgacgtcgtgttaATAAATGTGCGTGTTTACGCAACAACACCATTGTTTCCTTGTCAGCGCACTGCAATTAGGCTTCGAGTATTTAAGTTCGCGTATTCGGTCAGCACCACGGCATCATAACGTACTTACTCATTTGAGTGAGCGAGCATATCTTGGTGGTGAAGGAAGGTGAGAGCTCTCGGGTGTAGAAAGCGCAGCCGCATTTCTGCATTTCCACCTCGATGAGGCACTTTTGAAAACACACCTGCGGCAGTGAGAGAGCAAGAAAATATTGACAGTTGAGGCCACACGTATTCCAGCAATGATGTGAGCAAATAAATGAGAATAAGAATCCAAAACGAAGTTAACACCTTCAGGCACAAGTAGGTCTGTTGAAATATTGATGGCAACCCGATAAAGCCTACTTTGAACGCGCGCTGCCTTACAACTCAGGAAGAGTAACACAGAACAGAGAAACATACACCTATTACATTAAGAGATCTCGTAAAATAGTTCAACAAGAACTTTACAATCAAGCAAACATTGTTCAGAACTTCAAAACTGCCTTGCTGATCTGGATTTATTGACATTCGCTTTGAAAGGGGGTGGTGACGAATAGTTTCCTATAGCCTGTTTGAGTTACTcaagtatgctatacatgcttttcattcgtGCATTTTTGTATAAATCTCGTTAATCTATTTCGCCTTCCTCGACACTTctttatctaccttgtaccgcacCGCTACCTGTGCCCGTAACAGATCCGGTTGTATCCATCTCAACCCTGCATTTTTACGGCGACGCTTAACACTTCTGTCGCTCGATCCACTTGTCGTGTCCATGTGCAAAAATAACCTCTCTCCTGGGCCTGTCCAAGATGTAGTGCAGTCGTAGGCtaaaagtgaagcgaaaagtgtgcACATTCTTTCGAATAACACATACAGCATCCAACATAAGTCGTTTCAATGCAGCAAAGCATAAACTACGTTTCGTGTCAACATGGTGAATGATAATAAGGTGGTCGGTAACAAGGGGAAGCACAGAATAATTGATAACGACATCCGCTTGCGAGCCGGGGCGTGATGCCACTACACATGTAAAATATAAAGTGCAGGTTTGTGATAGCACAGTTTGCAACCCAGTACGTGacgcgagtatatatatatatatatatatatatatatgtattgtaaaGCGGGCCCGCCTATCAAGACATTGCATTTGTGTTGTGACACTGTTATGCGAATGCATCGCACAGTGAGAAATTCTGAAGAGCAGTGTGCATACGAGTAGCAGCGAAGGGGACCAAGACGACAGAGTGAACAACGGCGTCAGGCTCATGCCACGGATGAACATCGTGTCCAGGACGCTCAGCGCAAGCGCCAAGCGCGGCAGGATGATGATGAATGTCATGAAGCCTAAAATGCTCATTCGCTTGACGGGTGTAAACTCCAACTTTAAGTTGAAAGTCCCCGACGCAGAATTTTAATTTAGTTGCTCCGCGTGGGATTAACTGTGGTTCCAGTTTAAGTGTATTTGTCTTGTCTCTGGTctactctttgtaggtgcacgaactCGTGGCGccagccaagtcgcaggccgtcaAAACTTCTTTGGCTAAAAATTAGGTGTAGTGCCAGTGAGTGTTGCCTTGTGAATAATTGCAAGCCACGTAGCAGTGCGTAATCGTTCTAGGTGTCCTTTACAGCTTCGTTGTTGGGCTACTTTTGCAGAGTCGATTAGAGCGCAAGTTTATTCCACAAATTCTCTAAAcgcctcttgcttatctcgattgcTGAACGGTTGATCCTTCCGCCCTCGGTAGCGCCTTCTTATTGGGGGCGAGCGCCACCAATGGGCTTCGTTTGTTTTTGCATGCAGAGTTGGATCACAGGGCGCTCCTTTGCCTCGGGAGTGAACGCCCAACTCGCAGGGAACATGCGCAGGATAGGAGGTATGCGGTGCATTTTCATCCAGCATTACTTTGTCGCCGGCGTTGGTGATCGTATTAGAAGTAAAAAGACTACTTTGGGACCGGCACAATGCTAggccctataacgtgaaactattccaacatgttataattccaatctcctgacgtcaagtttgcgtaaccgccgacgcaagcactggGCGGCGACCAGCCGTGTTGTCTGAAGAAACCAGCCAAACGCTCTCCTCTTTCATGGGATGTCCATTTTGTTTGCTCtaaaaactaataacattgcctacactgagtgcttgtcttatctaattggctaaaACAAAGGCATGGATCACCCTCAAGTGTAGAGGGTTTCGTTGGGGCCGATCCATGGATCGGCCCCaacgaatttttttttagtgcgctGCAGTGCACTAaagatcgataaccggatgaagaggctggTGCCAGCGTTTGAAAGTGGTCGTTATCCCTTATTAGTGTGCGGTGGcttgtcgaaaatcgcagcggcctTTGACGGAAGTtaaagaatgctgctaaaacacattttcagcaaagaagatttggcagagcgaggtcgtaaacgggccgaaagtgctcgaaaacgttgcacggccacgcaaaaagttttattgcaggcaaataaacgcatgctctccggcaggtgcaagtagccagtgtctgagcgttcggcggcagccatctctgATTCCTTTCCACACGGGGCAGCCTATggctattcagaaagaaattcagtttttttcggcatattaatgcatccttaacGCATACAGGTAACTTTGAAGCGGTGAGCGGGGAGGCAGATGAAGCAGGTGCAGCCCTAAAACTGttaaccaatagccgaggtctaatggaaAAATggtgtcgaatgagaaataactatttttcttttgttctgtcaaTTCAGGCATAATCAGTGTATActgtcatatcagatgaggagctatcgcggttttcgtgacgtcacgtgacagacatgCGAAATAGAGGTGGTATAAAAAAGTTTGTGATCAATCGCGTAGGGCTGAtggcagaactggaatagaaaagtttggaattgttttacgttatagctcaCTCGCATGACACGCGTGAGTGGTCACGGATTACGCAGTCGATTCAGGGGAAGAAGGTTTGTTTGGTAACTTTTAAgcgcattgtaaaaaaaaatgttacgccTAAATGACAGTGCATAAGATCTTATTTCCCATCCTTGTCGCGCTATGCAACCAATCGCAAGTCGCCGCGCCCTTGGACAACTTTGTGCAAAACATCAGCGTTAAGACGCCCAGGCTTTCGTTTCCTTGAGGGACTTAGCTGTTTAGCAATCAGTGACACGTGTTAATTATTTAGCAGCAAATCGAATACGGATTGCTGATGACGGCATGGTAGAAATATCTAACAAAATAGAGACGACTTCCACGCAATGATGTAAAAATATAACCGCTTGCGCAATAACAGTTCTCCGTGTGTTTACTTCTGGATGTTTCCCGCACTGAACGCAGGAAACTACGCCGAGTCTCATCCACCGTGGAGGCTTTGTGGCTTTAGCGTTGCACTACTAAGCCAGAGAAAATAGAATATACAGCTTTTTTCGACACGAGGATTCAGTTCGCGTGAGTTCCACCACTcggcgtactgaccttaagctTTTCAAGCTTCCCGCGATGACGCGGTGATGACGCcaacaaaacagaaataaaataatgaaaagcTATGCCTGCGCAACGAACTTCGCAACAACGCTTGTCCCGCGAGCGTTATCAGTGTTcgtgataaagcgtagccgctcgtcgcctggaaattacttaTCGTCCTAAGAGCGTTTATTCGCGACGACCGATGATTGATTCTGGACATttgatacgtttttttttctttttgatgctacggagtaaacaagctCGGGTAACCGGCAGATGCACTCCgcggcagcctttcttcagtcggcacacattttGAACATCCGAATATGGCACATCGTCTACGAAGGATaccgtcgtggacggcttttgctTTTGACCTATCCA contains the following coding sequences:
- the LOC142566620 gene encoding uncharacterized protein LOC142566620 produces the protein MTFIIILPRLALALSVLDTMFIRGMSLTPLFTLSSWSPSLLLVCFQKCLIEVEMQKCGCAFYTRELSPSFTTKICSLTQMNDCIAETKDSGHYDHCETACDLACKETEYDARLAGFSKYQGLNETTGKFGLHLSFATSAVEVFLYEPAMKEMQLSA